One genomic region from Magallana gigas chromosome 3, xbMagGiga1.1, whole genome shotgun sequence encodes:
- the LOC117685070 gene encoding carbonyl reductase [NADPH] 1-like isoform X1: MSTKVAVVTGSNKGIGYAIVRGLCKQFKGDVFLTARNEELGKKAIQSLNEEGFSPKFHQLDITDQASIERLRDFLKNTYGGLDILVNNAGIAYKNASPAPFAEQAEVTNKTNYFGTIAVCDALFPLLRPHARVVHLSSMSSSFAIRKCSPEVQAKFLNPNITIEELTALMNDFIQAAKNGEHEKKGYPSSAYGMSKVGMSVLTHIQQRQLSADSREDIIVNACCPGYVDTDMTSHKGPKTVDEGADTPIYLALLPEGTKSPAGEFVADRKVYKFNEYKM, from the coding sequence GTGACAGGGTCCAACAAAGGAATAGGTTATGCCATTGTCAGAGGcctatgtaaacaatttaaaggCGATGTCTTCCTAACAGCAAGAAACGAAGAGCTCGGCAAAAAGGCCATTCAGAGCTTAAATGAAGAGGGTTTTTCTCCAAAGTTCCATCAACTTGATATCACCGACCAAGCAAGCATTGAAAGATTAAGAGACTTTTTGAAGAACACTTACGGTGGTTTAGACATTCTGGTAAACAATGCTGGAATAGCTTACAAGAATGCATCTCCTGCCCCATTTGCAGAGCAAGCTGAGGTAACAAACAAAACCAACTACTTTGGAACCATCGCAGTATGCGACGCACTTTTCCCCTTGTTGAGACCACATGCAAGAGTAGTCCATTTGTCAAGCATGTCTAGCAGTTTTGCCATTAGAAAATGTAGTCCAGAAGTTCAAGCCAAATTCCTGAATCCAAATATCACGATCGAAGAGTTGACAGCCTTGATGAACGATTTCATTCAAGCAGCGAAAAATGGCGAGCATGAGAAGAAAGGTTACCCCAGCAGTGCTTATGGCATGTCTAAAGTTGGGATGAGTGTCCTCACGCATATCCAACAACGCCAGCTTTCTGCTGATTCTAGAGAAGACATCATTGTCAACGCTTGCTGTCCAGGGTATGTAGATACGGATATGACATCCCACAAGGGTCCGAAAACCGTCGACGAGGGGGCAGATACACCCATTTATCTGGCTCTCCTACCCGAAGGCACTAAGAGTCCTGCTGGAGAGTTTGTCGCTGATCGCAAAGTTTATAAGTTCAATGAATATAAAATgtga
- the LOC117685070 gene encoding carbonyl reductase [NADPH] 1-like isoform X2, giving the protein MSKKVAVVTGSNKGIGYAIVRGLCKQFEGDVYLTARKEELGQEATKSLNSEGLYPKFHQLDITDQASIDRLRDFLKNTYGGLDILVNNAGIAYKQDSTAPFAEQAEVTIRTNYQGTLDLCNALFPLLRPHARVVNVSSMASTFAIKKCSKQVQAKFLNYKITVDDLTNLMHDFIQAAKKGNHENKGYPSSAYGMSKVGVSVLTEIQHRQLSTDSREDILVNACCPGYVDTDMSSHKGHKTIDQGADTPIYLALLPPGTKSPAGNFLSERKIKKWNE; this is encoded by the exons ATGTCGAAGAAGGTGGCAGTG GTAACTGGATCTAATAAGGGGATAGGGTACGCCATAGTTCGAGGTCTGTGCAAGCAGTTTGAGGGAGATGTCTACCTTACTGCAAGGAAGGAGGAGTTGGGCCAGGAGGCCACCAAGAGCTTAAACTCGGAGGGACTGTATCCAAAGTTCCATCAACTTGACATCACGGACCAAGCCAGCATTGATCGTCTGAGAGATTTCCTCAAGAATACATACGGCGGTTTGGACATCCTGGTCAACAATGCCGGAATTGCTTACAAGCAAGACTCTACGGCTCCATTTGCGGAACAGGCAGAAGTGACAATTAGGACAAATTATCAAGGTACACTTGATCTCTGCAATGCTCTGTTTCCGTTACTGAGACCGCATGCGCGGGTTGTAAACGTTTCAAGCATGGCAAGTACCTTTGCAATTAAGAAATGTAGCAAACAGGTTCAAGCAAAGTTTTTAAACTACAAAATTACAGTCGACGACCTAACAAATTTAATGCACGACTTCATACAAGCAGCAAAAAAAGGTAACCACGAAAACAAAGGGTATCCTAGCAGCGCTTACGGCATGTCAAAGGTCGGCGTGTCAGTTTTGACAGAAATTCAGCATCGCCAACTTTCGACAGACTCGCGAGAAGACATCTTAGTCAATGCTTGCTGTCCTGGTTACGTCGATACGGATATGTCGTCACACAAAGGGCATAAAACCATTGACCAAGGCGCAGACACACCCATTTACTTGGCTCTTCTCCCACCAGGAACCAAAAGTCCAGCGGGGAATTTTTTATCGGAAAGGAAGATTAAGAAATGGAACGAATAA
- the LOC117685070 gene encoding carbonyl reductase [NADPH] 1-like isoform X3 — protein sequence MSTKVAVVTGSNKGIGYAIVRGLCKQFEGDVYLTARKEELGQEATKSLNSEGLYPKFHQLDITDQASIDRLRDFLKNTYGGLDILVNNAGIAYKQDSTAPFAEQAEVTIRTNYQGTLDLCNALFPLLRPHARVVNVSSMASTFAIKKCSKQVQAKFLNYKITVDDLTNLMHDFIQAAKKGNHENKGYPSSAYGMSKVGVSVLTEIQHRQLSTDSREDILVNACCPGYVDTDMSSHKGHKTIDQGADTPIYLALLPPGTKSPAGNFLSERKIKKWNE from the coding sequence GTAACTGGATCTAATAAGGGGATAGGGTACGCCATAGTTCGAGGTCTGTGCAAGCAGTTTGAGGGAGATGTCTACCTTACTGCAAGGAAGGAGGAGTTGGGCCAGGAGGCCACCAAGAGCTTAAACTCGGAGGGACTGTATCCAAAGTTCCATCAACTTGACATCACGGACCAAGCCAGCATTGATCGTCTGAGAGATTTCCTCAAGAATACATACGGCGGTTTGGACATCCTGGTCAACAATGCCGGAATTGCTTACAAGCAAGACTCTACGGCTCCATTTGCGGAACAGGCAGAAGTGACAATTAGGACAAATTATCAAGGTACACTTGATCTCTGCAATGCTCTGTTTCCGTTACTGAGACCGCATGCGCGGGTTGTAAACGTTTCAAGCATGGCAAGTACCTTTGCAATTAAGAAATGTAGCAAACAGGTTCAAGCAAAGTTTTTAAACTACAAAATTACAGTCGACGACCTAACAAATTTAATGCACGACTTCATACAAGCAGCAAAAAAAGGTAACCACGAAAACAAAGGGTATCCTAGCAGCGCTTACGGCATGTCAAAGGTCGGCGTGTCAGTTTTGACAGAAATTCAGCATCGCCAACTTTCGACAGACTCGCGAGAAGACATCTTAGTCAATGCTTGCTGTCCTGGTTACGTCGATACGGATATGTCGTCACACAAAGGGCATAAAACCATTGACCAAGGCGCAGACACACCCATTTACTTGGCTCTTCTCCCACCAGGAACCAAAAGTCCAGCGGGGAATTTTTTATCGGAAAGGAAGATTAAGAAATGGAACGAATAA